From one Nocardioides sp. Kera G14 genomic stretch:
- a CDS encoding mechanosensitive ion channel family protein, translating into MIVLASDAATDLSTWARGSGLEIVLWITGAVLFARFVTWVGERLEARLEVDAKGPDNLVRSEEAKRQHALAQVITWVLVVLFDILAAVKVLEALGVELSAVVPAATVAGVALGFGAQKIVGDLLSGFFLLAERQYGYGDLIRVSVVGLGTPMIGTVEDVSLRITTIRTPAGEVVMTPNGQIAQVTNLSRGWARAVIDVPIPVTVDVNRVTDILREVGANAFRDADLRPLLLDKPAVMGVESIEVDQFQVRVVARTLPGRQFDVGRMLRQMITRALLAEGIRLPTQLATGEPTSS; encoded by the coding sequence GTGATCGTCTTGGCCAGTGACGCCGCCACCGACCTGAGCACCTGGGCTCGTGGGTCGGGGCTGGAGATCGTCCTGTGGATCACCGGCGCCGTCCTCTTCGCCCGCTTCGTGACCTGGGTCGGCGAACGTCTCGAGGCGCGCCTCGAGGTCGATGCGAAGGGCCCCGACAACCTCGTCCGTTCCGAGGAGGCCAAGCGCCAGCACGCGCTCGCGCAGGTGATCACATGGGTCCTGGTCGTCCTCTTCGACATCCTCGCCGCCGTCAAGGTGCTCGAGGCCCTGGGCGTCGAGCTCTCCGCCGTGGTGCCGGCGGCGACCGTCGCCGGCGTCGCCCTCGGCTTCGGCGCGCAGAAGATCGTCGGCGACCTGCTCTCGGGCTTCTTCCTGCTGGCCGAGCGGCAGTACGGGTACGGCGACCTCATCCGCGTCTCGGTCGTCGGCCTCGGCACGCCGATGATCGGGACGGTCGAGGACGTCAGCCTGCGCATCACGACGATCCGCACGCCCGCGGGTGAGGTGGTGATGACGCCGAACGGCCAGATCGCCCAGGTCACCAACCTCTCGCGCGGCTGGGCGCGCGCGGTCATCGACGTGCCGATCCCGGTGACCGTCGACGTCAACCGCGTCACGGACATTCTGCGCGAGGTCGGCGCGAACGCCTTCCGCGACGCCGACCTGCGCCCGCTGCTCCTCGACAAGCCTGCGGTGATGGGCGTCGAGTCGATCGAGGTCGACCAGTTCCAGGTCCGCGTCGTCGCCCGGACCCTTCCGGGCCGGCAGTTCGACGTCGGCCGCATGCTGCGCCAGATGATCACCCGTGCCCTGCTCGCCGAGGGAATCCGACTGCCGACCCAGCTCGCGACGGGAGAGCCGACCAGCTCATGA
- a CDS encoding agmatine/peptidylarginine deiminase, with protein sequence MPAETTRHDATWMAWPAGSYTLGETTAEADEARGTWAAVANAIAGYEPVHMLVPPTERDAARRLLSSAVTCHEVPLDDAWYRDIGPTFVLGPDGRGGQLLGAVNWTFNGWGQQSWAAWEHDAVASVVATEASGAVRIDSAMVNEGGGIHTDGAGTFLVTETVQLDPWRNPGWTREQVEAELTRTVGAERTIWLDRGLTRDHERYGTRGHVDIVATFADRGLLLVHDQRDPAHPDHLLCRDTAQVLAGAEDADGKPVDVVYLPAPTVLRDDEGWVDFSYVNHYICNGAVIACAFDDPTDAEARAVLADAYPGREVVQVDARPLFARGGGIHCITQQQPSVPGANPEGTR encoded by the coding sequence ATGCCTGCCGAGACAACCCGGCATGACGCCACCTGGATGGCGTGGCCGGCGGGGTCCTACACCTTGGGTGAGACCACCGCCGAGGCCGACGAGGCGCGCGGGACCTGGGCGGCGGTCGCGAACGCGATCGCTGGCTACGAGCCGGTCCACATGCTCGTGCCGCCGACGGAGCGGGACGCGGCCCGCCGGCTGCTGAGTTCCGCCGTGACGTGTCACGAGGTCCCGCTGGACGACGCGTGGTACCGCGACATCGGCCCGACATTCGTGCTCGGGCCCGACGGCAGGGGCGGGCAGCTGCTGGGTGCCGTGAACTGGACCTTCAACGGCTGGGGTCAGCAGTCGTGGGCCGCCTGGGAGCACGACGCCGTCGCCAGTGTGGTGGCGACCGAGGCGAGCGGTGCGGTGCGGATCGACTCCGCCATGGTGAACGAGGGTGGCGGCATCCACACCGACGGTGCCGGGACGTTCCTCGTGACCGAGACCGTCCAGCTGGACCCCTGGCGCAACCCCGGATGGACGCGGGAGCAGGTCGAGGCCGAGCTCACGCGCACCGTCGGCGCGGAGCGGACGATCTGGCTCGACCGGGGCCTGACCCGTGACCACGAGCGCTACGGCACCCGCGGGCATGTCGACATCGTCGCGACCTTCGCCGACCGCGGCCTGCTGCTGGTGCATGACCAGCGCGACCCCGCCCATCCCGACCACCTCCTCTGCCGCGACACGGCGCAGGTGCTCGCCGGTGCCGAGGACGCGGACGGCAAGCCGGTCGACGTCGTCTACCTGCCGGCGCCGACCGTCCTCCGTGACGACGAGGGCTGGGTCGACTTCAGCTACGTCAACCACTACATCTGCAACGGCGCCGTCATCGCCTGCGCCTTCGACGACCCCACCGACGCCGAAGCGCGCGCCGTACTCGCCGACGCCTATCCCGGCCGTGAGGTCGTCCAGGTGGACGCCCGCCCGCTCTTCGCCCGCGGCGGCGGCATCCACTGCATCACCCAGCAGCAGCCCTCCGTCCCCGGAGCAAACCCGGAAGGAACCCGATGA
- a CDS encoding Pr6Pr family membrane protein, translated as MPNHNGVVRGWHAVVAVLVTYAIVGQVVQNIHVGRSLANTFSFFTIQSNILVGVGALLVALDPLRRGPFFEALRLAGLVGITVTGVVFNLLLAGTVDLHGIDVVYNALLHQVIPVLAVLGFLLARPRTWLGPRSWWFLAWAIAWLIYTLVRAEVSNPRFERPHGTSRVPYDFLDRRGDLGWLGVSAYVVVILGVALLLAWGFIAISRRPELSRRRASRA; from the coding sequence ATGCCGAACCACAACGGAGTGGTCCGCGGCTGGCATGCCGTGGTCGCCGTGCTCGTGACCTATGCGATCGTCGGTCAGGTCGTGCAGAACATCCACGTCGGGCGCAGCTTGGCCAACACGTTCAGCTTCTTCACCATCCAGTCCAACATCCTGGTCGGCGTCGGCGCACTCTTGGTGGCGCTCGATCCGCTCCGCCGGGGCCCGTTCTTCGAGGCCCTGCGGCTGGCAGGACTGGTCGGCATCACCGTGACCGGCGTGGTCTTCAACCTGCTGCTGGCCGGCACGGTCGACCTGCACGGCATCGACGTGGTCTACAACGCGCTCCTGCACCAGGTCATCCCGGTGCTCGCCGTCCTCGGCTTCCTCCTGGCGCGCCCGCGCACGTGGCTCGGTCCACGGTCGTGGTGGTTCCTCGCCTGGGCGATCGCTTGGCTGATCTACACCTTGGTGCGCGCCGAGGTGAGCAACCCGCGCTTCGAGCGGCCGCACGGCACGTCCCGTGTCCCCTACGACTTCCTCGACCGCCGAGGCGATCTCGGCTGGCTCGGCGTGAGTGCGTACGTCGTCGTCATCCTCGGTGTCGCCCTGCTGCTGGCCTGGGGATTCATCGCGATCTCGCGCCGCCCTGAGCTCAGCCGAAGGCGTGCATCACGTGCTTGA
- a CDS encoding APC family permease, whose translation MSTLPTLSGESAPAVAEDLTAPGKPAGLQPVLGVAAAIMLTISCITPASSLFIIVPELLASQGSGVVLALVAGIVISIGVGACYAELGTRTPSSGGEYVMVTHTLGRAMGWITFVLTAATLIVIPPVIALGTADYLAPVINLDRPTTGALVMLLATVTGLLDIKSNAYVTSCFLAVETVAAAVVAYLGFSHAHRGVESLWHPQVLDGSGLTPLTAGVALSGLAVATFVVNGFGTASYLAEEIIDPRRNVAKAVFGSLFFGAVIILVPTIATVLGAGSIESLADHTFPDFVSEWAGSRVSAAISVGIAIAILNAVIVMVLQNGRVIYASGRDQAWPAPVNKALSTLHPRLSTPVVATLSVALPGALLAYLVNIESLLGITSVIVSAVYLTLAASALVVRRRPHAGWRMPLWPAAPILVIVGVGYALFESAWSDLLITGALVVLALVYYVGYLRPRGTTRFLVDARDDQ comes from the coding sequence GTGTCCACATTGCCCACACTGTCCGGCGAGTCCGCCCCTGCCGTCGCCGAGGACCTGACGGCGCCCGGAAAGCCCGCGGGCCTCCAACCCGTGCTCGGCGTCGCGGCCGCGATCATGCTCACGATCTCCTGCATCACTCCCGCCTCGAGTCTCTTCATCATCGTTCCCGAGCTGCTGGCGAGTCAGGGCTCGGGCGTGGTTCTCGCGCTCGTCGCGGGCATCGTCATCTCGATCGGTGTCGGAGCCTGCTACGCCGAGCTGGGCACGCGCACGCCGAGCAGCGGCGGCGAGTACGTGATGGTGACCCACACCCTCGGCCGCGCGATGGGCTGGATCACCTTCGTGCTGACCGCCGCCACGCTGATCGTCATTCCCCCGGTCATCGCCCTCGGCACTGCCGACTACCTCGCCCCGGTCATCAACCTCGACCGACCCACCACCGGTGCCCTGGTGATGCTGCTCGCGACCGTCACTGGGCTGCTGGACATCAAGTCCAACGCCTATGTCACCAGCTGCTTCCTCGCCGTCGAGACGGTGGCGGCCGCGGTCGTCGCCTACCTCGGCTTCTCCCATGCCCACCGGGGAGTCGAGTCGCTCTGGCATCCCCAGGTCCTCGACGGCTCAGGCCTGACGCCGCTCACCGCGGGCGTGGCCCTTTCGGGTCTGGCCGTGGCGACCTTCGTGGTCAACGGGTTCGGCACCGCTTCCTACCTCGCCGAGGAGATCATCGACCCCCGTCGCAACGTCGCGAAGGCCGTCTTCGGGTCCCTCTTCTTCGGTGCCGTGATCATCCTCGTCCCCACCATCGCCACCGTGCTGGGCGCCGGAAGCATCGAGTCGCTCGCAGACCACACGTTCCCCGACTTCGTCTCCGAGTGGGCGGGCTCACGCGTCTCGGCGGCGATCAGCGTCGGCATCGCCATCGCGATCCTCAACGCCGTCATCGTCATGGTGCTCCAGAACGGCCGCGTCATCTACGCGTCCGGCCGCGACCAGGCATGGCCGGCCCCGGTCAACAAGGCCCTCAGCACCCTCCACCCTCGGCTGTCCACCCCGGTGGTCGCCACGCTGTCGGTGGCACTCCCCGGTGCACTGCTCGCCTACCTGGTCAACATCGAGTCGCTGCTGGGCATCACGTCCGTGATCGTGTCGGCGGTCTACCTGACGCTGGCCGCCTCCGCGCTCGTCGTCCGACGGCGTCCGCACGCCGGCTGGCGAATGCCGCTGTGGCCTGCCGCGCCGATCCTGGTCATCGTCGGGGTGGGCTATGCGCTGTTCGAGTCCGCGTGGTCGGACCTCCTCATCACGGGCGCGCTGGTCGTGCTCGCGCTGGTCTACTACGTGGGCTACCTCCGCCCCCGCGGCACCACCCGGTTCCTCGTCGACGCCCGGGACGACCAGTGA
- a CDS encoding flavin monoamine oxidase family protein, which yields MTSSYDTVVVGAGVTGLMTAYRLTQAGQRVLVLEARDRVGGRLRTESHHDSDFEIGGQWVSPDQTALIGLLEELGLETYARYREGDSLYVDRAGAALRFAGEDLPLEERTAKEIDRLIGVLDELAADMDPDRPWNHPRAEELDHVTFGQWLEQQCDDPEARDNVALYIGPAMLTKPVWSFSALQAVLMAASAGSFTHLVDADFILDRRVIGGLASVPAALADRLGDRVRLGADVERIEWDPTAPDAGADVQVGGERIHADRVVLALPPTHVQRIRIAPELPAEHRHAREHQSFGLVIKVQVEYATPFWRQHGLSGTGFGPYQLVHEVYDNTLHDATKGTLVGFVSDVRADEVGRLDAGERQERILASLAAYFGEEALHPITYVESDWQHQELTGGAYATSFDVGGLTRYGARLHEPVGPLEFGSSDIAGLGFQHVDGAVRMGERLAARVLGDPTAV from the coding sequence ATGACCAGCTCGTACGACACCGTGGTCGTCGGCGCAGGCGTGACCGGCCTGATGACGGCGTACCGACTGACACAGGCGGGCCAGCGCGTGCTGGTCCTCGAGGCACGCGACCGGGTCGGGGGTCGGCTCCGCACCGAGAGCCACCACGACTCCGACTTCGAGATCGGCGGCCAGTGGGTCTCGCCGGACCAGACCGCGCTCATCGGCCTGCTCGAGGAGCTCGGCCTGGAGACCTACGCTCGCTACCGCGAGGGTGACTCCCTCTACGTCGACCGGGCCGGCGCGGCCCTCCGCTTCGCCGGTGAGGACCTCCCTCTCGAGGAGCGGACCGCGAAGGAGATCGACCGGCTCATCGGCGTGCTGGACGAACTCGCCGCCGACATGGACCCCGACCGGCCGTGGAACCACCCCCGGGCCGAGGAGCTCGACCACGTCACGTTCGGTCAGTGGCTCGAGCAGCAGTGTGACGACCCCGAAGCACGGGACAACGTGGCGCTCTACATCGGCCCCGCCATGCTCACCAAGCCGGTCTGGTCCTTCTCCGCCCTGCAGGCGGTCCTCATGGCGGCCAGCGCCGGCTCGTTCACCCATCTCGTCGACGCGGACTTCATCCTCGACCGACGCGTCATCGGCGGCCTCGCCTCCGTCCCGGCCGCGCTCGCCGACCGTCTCGGCGACCGGGTCCGCCTGGGTGCCGACGTCGAGCGGATCGAGTGGGACCCCACGGCCCCGGACGCCGGCGCCGACGTGCAGGTCGGCGGTGAGAGGATCCACGCCGACCGGGTCGTCCTCGCGCTGCCGCCGACCCACGTGCAGCGGATCAGGATCGCTCCCGAGCTGCCCGCCGAGCACCGGCACGCCCGCGAGCACCAGTCCTTCGGCCTGGTGATCAAGGTGCAGGTCGAGTACGCCACGCCGTTCTGGCGCCAGCACGGCCTCTCGGGCACCGGTTTCGGTCCCTATCAGCTCGTCCACGAGGTCTACGACAACACCCTCCATGACGCGACGAAGGGCACCCTCGTCGGCTTCGTCTCCGACGTGCGCGCCGACGAGGTCGGTCGGCTCGACGCCGGTGAGCGGCAGGAGCGGATCCTCGCCTCCCTCGCCGCCTACTTCGGTGAGGAGGCACTGCACCCGATCACGTACGTCGAGAGCGACTGGCAGCACCAGGAGCTGACCGGCGGCGCCTATGCGACGAGCTTCGACGTCGGTGGCCTGACGCGCTACGGCGCCAGGCTGCACGAGCCCGTCGGCCCCCTGGAGTTCGGCAGCAGCGACATCGCCGGTCTCGGCTTCCAGCACGTCGACGGCGCCGTCCGCATGGGCGAGCGGCTCGCCGCCCGCGTGCTCGGCGACCCGACCGCCGTCTGA
- a CDS encoding PadR family transcriptional regulator: protein MESRNDMDWGQRPGRNRQSRRGPGGHGEGRGRRGGPDGPRGMAGMGGMGGRRRRGDIRPLLLAGLIEGPAYGYELMKRLEEKAEGRWRPSPGSVYPMLQQLEDEGLISSTEDGGRKTFVLTESGTAEADASALDRLAEGRGGAGNQLRTELAQLHLAVKQVGLTDNDELTDQAVAAVKTARQAIYRLLADA, encoded by the coding sequence GTGGAATCACGAAACGACATGGACTGGGGTCAGCGCCCCGGACGCAACCGACAGAGCCGACGTGGCCCCGGTGGTCACGGAGAGGGCCGCGGTCGTCGCGGCGGACCCGACGGACCGCGCGGCATGGCAGGCATGGGCGGCATGGGGGGGCGGCGCCGACGCGGCGACATCCGTCCCCTGCTGCTCGCCGGCCTCATCGAGGGACCGGCCTACGGCTATGAGCTGATGAAACGGCTCGAGGAGAAGGCCGAGGGACGCTGGCGCCCCAGCCCCGGCTCGGTCTACCCGATGCTGCAGCAGCTCGAGGACGAGGGCCTGATCTCCTCGACCGAGGACGGCGGCCGCAAGACCTTCGTCCTCACCGAGTCCGGCACGGCCGAGGCCGATGCCTCCGCCCTCGACAGGCTCGCCGAAGGCCGCGGTGGCGCGGGCAACCAGCTCCGCACGGAGCTCGCCCAGCTGCATCTCGCGGTCAAGCAGGTCGGCCTCACCGACAACGACGAGCTGACCGACCAGGCCGTGGCCGCGGTCAAGACGGCCCGCCAGGCGATCTACCGACTGCTCGCCGACGCCTGA
- a CDS encoding amidohydrolase: protein MSIDVLLTGGVVHTLDAATPHADSIALTGDRIAWTGRYEDAPEAVRNATRVIPLKGRTVVPGFVDAHNHVRLGSDAACAQLAGASSMEEIGARLEAWRADNPDATWVEAEGYSYTGLADGAHPTAAQLDALVPDLPAVVFSYDVHTLWLNSAALTALGVDGAELPFGTAELDADGRPTGFVADFAVKGLSRAGLAGLAARGLPWADTGRQYGRLAASLDHAIACGITTVVEPQNSPDDLALFLRARTEQRLRSRLVLAMFHGPGTTEEDRREFSELARTYADDRLRVGPLKLYIDDVVEPHTAALHAPYANEPGHLGATYVPAEEFAELVTTLDADGFQLFVHATGDRGITTVLDAVARAQAVNGPRDARHQVVHVECLRTEDVGRFAELGVVACMQPRHASPEIAGPGHAWADAIGEQRWHQAWPLRSLAETGAVLALSSDWNVAEMEPLVGIQCAVTRAPLDGGEPWMPEEAIDVVTALRGYTVGSAYAVHADDDRGTLTPGKLADLVVLADDPVTCAPESLAKIDVLETWVGGECVYTAPTAP, encoded by the coding sequence GTGAGCATCGACGTACTCCTCACCGGCGGCGTCGTGCACACGCTCGACGCGGCCACGCCACACGCCGACAGCATCGCCCTCACCGGTGACCGCATCGCCTGGACCGGGAGGTACGAGGACGCGCCCGAGGCCGTGCGGAACGCGACACGCGTGATCCCGCTCAAGGGCCGGACCGTCGTGCCGGGCTTCGTCGACGCGCACAACCACGTCCGGCTGGGCTCCGACGCTGCGTGCGCACAGCTGGCCGGAGCGTCCTCCATGGAGGAGATCGGCGCACGGCTGGAGGCGTGGCGAGCCGACAACCCGGACGCCACCTGGGTCGAGGCCGAGGGGTACTCCTACACGGGACTGGCCGACGGTGCCCATCCGACCGCCGCCCAGCTCGACGCGCTGGTGCCCGACCTCCCGGCCGTCGTCTTCAGCTACGACGTCCACACGCTGTGGCTGAACTCCGCCGCACTCACGGCGCTCGGGGTGGACGGCGCCGAGCTGCCGTTCGGCACCGCCGAGCTCGACGCGGACGGACGGCCCACCGGCTTCGTCGCCGACTTCGCGGTCAAGGGCCTCTCCCGTGCCGGCCTGGCCGGGCTCGCGGCTCGAGGCTTGCCCTGGGCCGACACCGGCCGGCAGTACGGCCGTCTCGCCGCCAGCCTGGACCACGCCATCGCGTGCGGCATCACGACCGTGGTCGAGCCGCAGAACTCCCCCGACGACCTCGCTCTCTTCCTGCGAGCGCGCACGGAGCAGCGACTCCGCTCACGCCTGGTCCTGGCCATGTTCCACGGCCCGGGCACGACGGAGGAGGACCGCCGCGAGTTCAGTGAGCTCGCCCGCACGTACGCCGACGACCGGCTGCGCGTCGGGCCGCTCAAGCTCTACATCGACGACGTCGTGGAGCCACACACCGCGGCACTGCATGCGCCCTACGCCAACGAGCCGGGGCACCTGGGCGCGACCTACGTGCCGGCCGAGGAGTTCGCCGAGCTGGTCACGACGTTGGACGCCGACGGGTTCCAGCTCTTCGTGCATGCCACGGGCGACCGCGGGATCACCACGGTGCTCGATGCCGTCGCCCGCGCACAGGCGGTGAACGGTCCGCGCGACGCCCGTCACCAGGTGGTGCACGTCGAGTGCCTGCGGACCGAGGATGTCGGCCGCTTCGCCGAGCTGGGCGTGGTGGCCTGCATGCAGCCCCGCCACGCCAGCCCCGAGATCGCCGGGCCGGGTCATGCGTGGGCCGACGCCATCGGCGAACAGCGCTGGCACCAGGCCTGGCCGCTGCGCTCCCTGGCTGAGACCGGTGCGGTCCTCGCCCTCTCCAGTGACTGGAACGTCGCCGAGATGGAGCCCCTGGTCGGCATCCAGTGCGCGGTCACCCGTGCGCCGCTCGACGGCGGCGAGCCCTGGATGCCGGAGGAGGCGATCGACGTCGTCACCGCGTTGCGCGGTTACACCGTCGGCAGCGCGTACGCCGTGCATGCCGACGATGACCGCGGCACGCTGACGCCGGGCAAGCTCGCCGACCTCGTGGTGCTGGCCGACGACCCCGTCACCTGTGCGCCGGAGTCGCTCGCGAAGATCGACGTCCTGGAGACCTGGGTCGGCGGCGAGTGCGTCTACACGGCGCCGACGGCGCCGTAG
- a CDS encoding TetR/AcrR family transcriptional regulator, translating to MQRRNRRLDRPRERVLEVAWELLVEKGLADLTLAELGRRVDTSASHLLYYFGSKDELLLEVLRWSETQLWTRWQRILAEESDPVERIRRFCALYLPPRAKDPRWLLWMEIWPRVLRLEVLREAHAGLDERWRVSLAGLLVDAGVADAGPLARRICALLDGLSVALTLDEAGLTIKEACDHAMALLPSETRALD from the coding sequence ATGCAGCGACGGAACCGGCGGCTGGACCGCCCGCGCGAGCGGGTCCTCGAGGTCGCATGGGAGCTCCTCGTCGAGAAGGGTCTGGCGGATCTGACGCTCGCCGAACTGGGCCGCCGGGTTGACACCAGCGCGAGCCACCTCCTCTACTACTTCGGCAGCAAGGACGAGCTCCTGCTCGAGGTCCTGCGCTGGAGCGAGACGCAGCTGTGGACCCGCTGGCAGCGGATCCTTGCCGAGGAGAGCGACCCGGTGGAGCGCATACGCCGGTTCTGCGCGCTGTATCTCCCGCCTCGCGCCAAGGATCCCCGGTGGTTGCTGTGGATGGAGATCTGGCCGCGAGTCCTGCGCCTGGAGGTCCTGCGCGAAGCGCACGCCGGACTCGACGAGCGCTGGCGCGTCTCCCTGGCCGGTCTCCTGGTCGATGCCGGCGTCGCCGACGCAGGGCCGCTGGCGCGCCGCATCTGCGCCCTCCTCGACGGCCTCTCCGTCGCCCTCACCCTCGATGAGGCCGGGCTGACGATCAAGGAGGCATGTGACCACGCGATGGCGCTGCTTCCGAGCGAGACGCGCGCGCTCGACTGA
- a CDS encoding DUF2200 family protein — MHRIFATPFSDVYPHFVTKVERKGRPMEKVLR, encoded by the coding sequence GTGCACCGAATCTTCGCCACGCCCTTCTCCGACGTCTATCCCCACTTCGTCACGAAGGTGGAGAGGAAGGGCCGGCCGATGGAGAAGGTCCTCCGGTGA
- a CDS encoding nitrilase-related carbon-nitrogen hydrolase has product MKLISAPAPESLARVTPGPGRRLSVGVVQMHWQADPATHAATLAEGIGQAASAGAQVVFLPELTLSRYPADTRPSGRPADLAEPLEDGPTHRFAAAAAAEHGVFVHASLYERAEGPRGEDGLGYNTAVLVAPDGRIVARTRKLHIPVTEGYFEDLYFRHGPADEPYPVHEVDLPGLPRLGLPTCWDQWFPELARAYSLGDAEVLAYPTAIGSEPDHPDFDTQPLWQSVIVGNGIANGLFMAVPNRWGEEGRISFYGSSFISDPYGRILAQAPREGDHVLVAELDLDQRREWLTLFPFLDTRRPDTYAALA; this is encoded by the coding sequence ATGAAGCTCATCTCCGCCCCCGCGCCGGAGTCACTCGCCCGCGTCACGCCCGGCCCCGGCCGACGGCTCAGCGTCGGTGTGGTCCAGATGCACTGGCAGGCCGATCCGGCCACACACGCCGCCACGCTCGCAGAAGGCATCGGGCAGGCGGCCTCGGCCGGTGCCCAGGTCGTCTTCCTGCCAGAGCTCACTCTGTCGCGCTACCCCGCGGACACCCGGCCGTCCGGCCGCCCCGCGGACCTCGCCGAGCCGCTCGAGGACGGGCCGACCCACCGCTTCGCAGCTGCTGCGGCCGCGGAGCACGGCGTCTTCGTGCACGCCTCGCTCTATGAGCGGGCCGAAGGGCCGCGCGGTGAGGACGGCCTCGGCTACAACACCGCCGTCCTGGTCGCGCCTGACGGCCGGATCGTGGCGCGGACCCGCAAGCTCCACATCCCGGTGACCGAGGGCTACTTCGAGGACCTCTACTTCCGGCACGGTCCGGCCGACGAGCCCTACCCGGTCCACGAGGTCGACCTCCCCGGCCTGCCTCGTCTCGGGCTGCCGACCTGCTGGGACCAGTGGTTCCCCGAGTTGGCCCGGGCCTACTCGCTCGGGGACGCCGAGGTACTGGCCTACCCGACGGCCATCGGCTCCGAGCCCGACCACCCCGACTTCGACACGCAGCCGCTGTGGCAGTCGGTCATCGTGGGCAACGGCATCGCCAACGGCCTCTTCATGGCCGTCCCGAACCGGTGGGGCGAGGAAGGACGGATCAGCTTCTACGGCTCCTCCTTCATCTCCGACCCCTACGGCCGGATCCTGGCGCAGGCGCCGCGCGAGGGTGACCACGTCCTGGTCGCCGAGCTCGATCTCGACCAGAGGCGGGAGTGGCTGACCCTCTTCCCGTTCCTGGACACCCGGCGTCCGGACACCTACGCAGCGCTGGCCTGA
- a CDS encoding gamma-aminobutyraldehyde dehydrogenase, producing MIANVIDGRLVEAADGRTSEVVDPSTGKTYDVAALSGAADVDAAYAAAERAVREWRRTTPAERQRQLFALADALSARLDDLVEAEVANTGKPVSLTRSEEIEVGIDQLRYFAGLARSLEGAAAGEYLTGHTSYVRREPVGVIGQVAPWNYPFMMAIWKIAPALAAGNTVVLKPSDTTPASAALVGEIAASVLPPGVLNVVCGDRDTGRLVVAHPTAAMVSITGSTAAGRQVATAAAADVKRVHLELGGKAPALVFADADLDATIEGIVTGAFFNAGQDCTAVTRVLVASEITELFTERLVAAVADIHTGPPVDESAFYGPLNNADQLARVTHIVDSLPSHARVLAGGHRVGETGFFYAPTVVVGVRQDDAIVQQETFGPVVTVQTFDSEQEAIELANDVDYALAASVWTQNHGVAHRCSVELDFGCVWVNTHIPLVAEMPHGGFKQSGYGKDLSRYGLEDYTRIKHVMHAFG from the coding sequence ATGATCGCCAACGTCATCGACGGCCGGCTCGTGGAGGCGGCCGACGGTCGCACCAGCGAGGTGGTCGACCCCAGCACCGGGAAGACCTACGACGTCGCCGCACTCTCGGGCGCGGCCGACGTGGATGCGGCGTACGCCGCCGCCGAGCGCGCCGTCCGCGAGTGGCGCCGCACCACACCGGCAGAGCGGCAGCGACAGCTGTTCGCACTCGCCGACGCGCTCTCCGCTCGACTCGACGACCTCGTCGAGGCAGAGGTCGCGAACACCGGGAAGCCGGTCTCCCTCACGCGGTCCGAGGAGATCGAGGTGGGCATCGACCAGCTGCGCTACTTCGCCGGTCTCGCCCGCTCGCTCGAGGGAGCGGCTGCGGGGGAGTACCTGACCGGGCACACCTCCTACGTCCGACGCGAGCCGGTCGGCGTGATCGGTCAGGTGGCGCCCTGGAACTACCCGTTCATGATGGCGATCTGGAAGATCGCGCCCGCCCTCGCGGCCGGGAACACCGTGGTGCTCAAGCCGTCCGACACGACGCCCGCATCGGCGGCGCTCGTCGGGGAGATCGCCGCGTCGGTGCTGCCACCCGGCGTGCTGAACGTCGTCTGCGGCGACCGTGACACCGGGCGTCTCGTCGTCGCCCACCCCACCGCGGCGATGGTCTCGATCACCGGCTCGACGGCGGCAGGTCGCCAGGTCGCCACCGCTGCCGCGGCGGACGTGAAGCGGGTCCACCTGGAGCTGGGCGGCAAGGCGCCTGCACTGGTCTTCGCCGACGCCGACCTCGACGCGACGATCGAGGGAATCGTGACCGGCGCGTTCTTCAACGCCGGCCAGGACTGCACCGCTGTCACGCGGGTGCTGGTCGCCTCAGAGATCACCGAGCTGTTCACCGAACGGCTGGTCGCCGCCGTCGCGGACATCCACACCGGCCCGCCGGTCGACGAGTCGGCCTTCTACGGCCCGCTCAACAACGCCGATCAGCTCGCCCGCGTGACGCACATCGTCGACTCACTGCCCTCCCATGCCCGCGTGCTGGCGGGTGGTCACCGAGTCGGGGAGACCGGATTCTTCTATGCTCCGACGGTCGTGGTCGGCGTACGGCAGGACGATGCGATCGTGCAGCAGGAGACGTTCGGGCCCGTCGTCACGGTGCAGACCTTCGACTCCGAGCAGGAGGCGATCGAGCTTGCCAACGACGTCGACTACGCGCTCGCCGCAAGCGTATGGACCCAGAACCATGGCGTCGCGCACCGGTGCTCGGTCGAGCTCGACTTCGGCTGTGTGTGGGTCAACACCCACATCCCGCTCGTCGCCGAGATGCCGCACGGTGGTTTCAAGCAGAGCGGGTATGGCAAGGACCTGTCACGCTACGGGCTCGAGGACTACACGCGCATCAAGCACGTGATGCACGCCTTCGGCTGA